One Conger conger chromosome 7, fConCon1.1, whole genome shotgun sequence genomic window, cacacacacactgggggctcactctcaaacacacacacacacacacacacacacacacacacacacactgggggctcactctcaaacacacacacacacacacacactgggggctcactctcaaacacacacacacacacacacactggatgctcactctcaaacacacacacacacacacacactggggggtcactctcaaacacacacacacactctcaaacacacacactgggggctcactctcaaacacacacacacacacacactggcggctcactctcacactgtgGGGCTGTGGACATAACCCTGAAAGCATAAATAGGTATAACCTGCTTTACTGACCTGAGAGAACACTGGGTGGTCAGTAAGCACTAGACTAGAAGATCCAGGCACGACCTAGGGCAAGACAATTAAATCACTCACAGTGATTTCATCCCAAATGGGAGGGTGGGACTGCTCTGGCCACCctgcctccccctcttcctggtGATGCATGTTGTTTTCCAGGTTATTTTGGGTGCAGTGAGACGCGGTGGCATGGCGGTTGAGGGTGGCATGGCGGTTGAGGGTGGCATGGCGGTTGAGGGTGGCATGGCGGTTGAGGGTGGCATGGCGGTTGAGGGTGGCATGGCGGCTGAGGGTGGCATGGCGGTTGAGGGTGGCATGGCGGTTGAGGGTGGCATGGCGGTTGAGGGTGGCATGGCGGTTGAGGGTGGCATGGCGGTTGAGGGTGCAGTGAGGTGCggtgttacattattggcatttggcagacgctcttatccagagcgatgtacaacaaagtgcatacccataaccagggataagtgcgctgaaagaccctagagggaagtacaatttcaactgctacctgcacaacaaagataaggatgagggcctattagaattttttttttttttttttaaacaaacaaacaaacaaagcaaaagtataaGCAAAccccttacctagccaaactaaaaatactgatacacaaaaaagaaaatcacagaaagacaacaattaaggttcacagggaggtagggagggatgggggtaggtgctgcttgaagaggtgcgtcttcagtttgcgcttgaaggtggggagagattctacagttctgacctcaacggggagttcattccaccaccgtggagccagaacagacagtagtcatgaatgtgaggtggaagttcggagggggggggggtgccaagcggcctgtggaggctgaacgaagaggtctggcaggggtgtagggtctgacgattttttgtaggtaagctggggaagacttAACtgtttggaaggctagcaccaatgttttgaatttgatgcgagccatgacaggcagccagtggagggaagtaagcaggggggtgacgtgtgagtatttgggaaggttgaagaccagacgagcagctgcattctgaataagttggaggggtctgatggcggacgctgggaggccagccaaagggaattgcagtagtccaggcgggacagaaccatcgcttggaccaggagctgggtcgagtagggggtgagaaaggggcggattctctgtatgttgtataggaagaacctgcatgaccgggtcaccaccgcaatgttctcggaaagggacagtctgctgtccatcaccacgccgaggttccttgcactgggtgacggcgtgagtgtggtatccccgagggacgGTGTTGTCAGGCCCCAGCGTGGCATGGCAGTTCAGGGCGCCCTGTTGGCAGCACAGAGGGTCACGTTGCCTCCTTGTTGTCTTGGCACCTGAGCAATGATATTCCTGCCTCTTCTCCATCTTCTTCAACAGTTTAAACTCTGTCTCGTCAACAAAGACATATTTGTGGGGTTCGGCCAGAGCATCATGCTCAAAAATtctctcaaaatattgtatacaTATATAGTGTAAATACAGTaaggtagtgtagtgtagttttAGTGTGTTGGCAAGAGAAACTGTAAGATGGGCTCTCTCAGTCCCCACACAGTTGTGTGATGGTTTTTCTGCTCTAtcacccctcactctctcccctctttcactttctctctccatccctcatTGTTCCTCTCCATCACAGCCCCTGTCTCTCGCCATCACGATTACCCATGAGCCTCTACACCAGGCCCCTGGTGCAGTTGCCGTCTCTTGCATAACTAATTAGCCGTGAAGCAATTAGCAGTAATTACAGCAGATGTGTGAGGAGCGGGAGAGCGGGACAGCTGCAAGCGCAACATCGTTTTTACTCTTTTCATAAGAAATATGTCATAAAGCCACACAGATATGAGTTATTACTgacattacccagcatgcagtggggcCAGGAGCCTGTTCCACTGTTACTCAAGATGGAGGCAaccaccactcacacactcacacacacacacacacacacacacactctctctctctctctctcacacacacacacacacacacacacacacactctctctctctcacacacacactctctctcacacacacatactctcactctctctctctcacacacacacacactctctctctaacacacatactctcacacacacatacacacacacacgtgcacacacattcacacacacacacacacacacacacacacaccacagaatgcacagcacacacacacacacacacaccacagaatgcacagcacacacacattcacacgtacactcacagacacacattcacacacacacacacacacacacacacacacacacacacacacacacacaccacagaatgcacagcacacacacacacacacacacaccacagaatgcacagcacacacacttacacacacactctctctctaacacacacacacacagtcctgttatggcagtgtgtgaggtcagacccaccatcactcacacacacacacacacactcacacacacactctctctctctaacacacacacacacagtcctgttatggcagtgtgtgaggtcagacccaccatcactcacacacacacacacacactcacacacacactctctctctctaacacacacacacacagtcctgttatggcagtgtgtgaggtcagacccaccatcactcacacacacacacacacacacactcacacacacactctctctctctaacacacacacacacagtcctgttatggcagtgtgtgaggtcagacccaccatcactcacacacacacacacacactcacacacacactctctctctctaacacacacacacacagtcctgttatggcagtgtgtgaggtcagacccaccatcactcacacacacacacacacactcacacacacacacacactcacacacacactctctctctctaacacacacacacacagtcctgttatggcagtgtgtgaggtcagacccaccatcactcacacacacacacacacactctctctctctaacacacacacacacagtcctgttatggcagtgtgtgaggtcagacccaccatcactcacacacacacacacacactcacacacacacacacacactcacacacacacacacacagtcctgttatggcagtgtgtgaggtcagacccaccatcactcacacacacacacacacacacacacacacactcacacacacactctctctctctaacacacacacacacacacttatggcagtgtgtgaggtcagacccaccatcactcacacacacacacacacacactcacacacacacacacacagtcctgttatggcagtgtgtgaggtcagacccaccatcactcacacacacacacacacactcacacacacactctctctctctaacacacacacacacagtcctgttatggcagtgtgtgaggtcagacccaccatcactcacacacacacacacacacacacacacacacacacacacacacacacacacacagtcctgttatggcagtgtgtgaggtcagacccaccatcactcacacacacacacacacactcacacacacactcacacacacacacacacagtcctgttatggcagtgtgtgaggtcagacccaccatcactcacacacacacacacacactcacacacacacactcacacacacacacacacacacacacagtcctgttatggcagtgtgtgaggtcagacccaccatcacacacacacacacacactcacacacacacacactctctctctctaacacacacacacacagtcctgttatggcagtgtgtgaggtcagacccaccatcactcacacacacactcacacactcacacacacactcacacagtcctgttatggcagtgtgtgaggtcagacccaccatcacacacacacacacacacacactcacacacacacacacacacacacacacacacacacacacacacacacacacacacacacacacagtcctgttatggcagtgtgtgaggtcagACCCACCATCACTCTAAACAATTTAAGGCAAGGCTatcagccttttttcttttccattagttttgtttttttatattaaatttcATTCACAGTTCACCGCTCTTATTTTGTAGTCCTCTGTGTATGAAATCCACTCCTGCTTAAGTTTTGCATTATGTAGTTTTAATTGTcgttaaagttttattttccttgacaattgtttttcttattttaatttcaaatatgATTTTTCATGAATAGTTTTCCTTTTAAttcttgtgtttgtttatgataATAGGAGTGCTTTAATCACAGTGTTTATGATAATAGGTGTGCTTTAATCACAGTGTTTGTTTATGATAATAGGTGTGCTTTAATCACAGTGTTTGTTTATGATAATAGGCGTGCTTTAATCACAGTGTTTGTTTATGATAATAGGCGTGCTTTAATCACAGTGTTTGTTTATGATAATAGGTGTGCTTTAATCACAGAGTTTGTTTATGATAATAGGAGTGCTTTAATCACAGTGTTTGTTTATGATAATAGGCATGCTTTAATCACAGTGTTTGTTTATGATAATAGGCGTGCTTTAATCACAGTGTTTATGATAATAGGTGTGCTTTAATCACAGTGTTTGTTTATGATAATAGGTGTGCTTTAATCACAGTGTTTGTTTATGATAATAGGTGTGCTTTAATCACAGTGTTTATGATAATAGGTGTGCTTTAATCACAGTGTTTATGATAATAGGTGTGCTTTAATCACAGTGTTTATGATAATAGGTGTGCTTTAATCACAGTGTTTATGATAATAGGCGTGCTTTAATCACAGTGTTTATGATAATAGGCGTGCTTTAATCACAGTGTTTATGCTTTAATCAGTGTGCACAATGTAACCACTGCAGCCTCACTGCAGCTCATGCTCCTGACCCTCATTACAGAGTTGATCGCTTGCAGAGAGCTAATTAGCCTGAGTGTATGTGAGGCTGTTTGGGGAGGGGCGCCCCCACTGGAGAGACAGAAAACTGCAGGTGTAAGACACACTAAATGGGTCCTAATGATGACTCATACAGTATCTCACAATTTTGCCGGTAGAGGTGACTCTCAAAGGTACAGGTGATTGTCTGAGGTGCAGGTAAGTGTCTCTGGTACAGGTGAGTTTttcaggtacaggtgaggtacaggtgagtttCTCAGATACAGgtgaggtacaggtgagtttCTCAGGTACAGGTGAGGTACATGTGAGTTTCTAAGATACAGGTGAGATGCAGGTGAGTCTCTCAGGTAAAGGTGAGGTACACGTCAGTGTCTCAGGTACAGGTGGGTTTTTCAGTACAGGTGAGTTTCTCAGGTAAAAATGAGGTGCAGGTGAGTTTCTCAGACATAGGTGAGTTtttcaggtacaggtgagtgtctcagatACAGGTGAGTTtttcaggtacaggtgagtgtctcagatACAGGTGAGTTtttcaggtacaggtgagtgtctcagatacaggtgaggtacaggtgagtgtctcaggtaAAGGTGAGTTtttcaggtacaggtgagtgtctcagatacaggtgaggtacaggtgagtgtctcaggtaAATATGAGGTACAGGGGAGTGTCTCAGGTAAAGgtgaggtacaggtgagtgtctcagatACAGGTGAGGTACAGGTCAGTGTCTCAGGTAAAGgtgaggtacaggtgagtgtctcaggtaaaggtgaggtacaagtgagtgtctcaggtaaaggtgaggtacaggtgagtgtctcaggtaAAGGTGAGGTACAAGTGAGTGTCTCAGGTAAAGGTGAGGTACAGATGAGTGTCTCAGGTAAAGgtgaggtacaggtgagtgtctcaggtaAAGGTGAGGTACAGGTGGTTACCTCAGGTAGCTCAGAGGTCTGACAGCTTGTTGCTGATTAGACCCTGTGTTCAGCTGGGCTGATAACCCAGATTGGCTACCATGGTAACTGCATCCATGGTAACTGTAGCTGTCCCctcatgtttggaggaagagggtggggggttgggtccTCTCTGATAGCCCACCAATCACTGAACTAAAATTATCTTTATTTCTCTACATCTCTCTCATCTGAGACATCTACCTCTCTGCCTCCATCTGAAAAAGCTTTACCATGGCAACGGAGTCCACTTGAGCCCAGAGTCCAAACCAAGCCACGGtggtgcgctctctctctctctctctctctctctctctctctctccctctctctctctctctctctcgctctctctctctctctctctccctctctctctccctctctctctccctctctctctctctctctctctctctctctctctctctctctctctccctctctctctctctctctctccctctctctctctctctctctcagccattTTCCCTCAGGATCCATGTCACACActgttgtctgtctgtctgtctgtgtctgcctgcctgcctgcctgcctgtctgcctgtctgcctgtctgcctgtctgtctgtctgtctgtctgtctgtctgtactgcagggGAGCTGAATGCAGGATCTGCTTCCCTCTTACCTGTTGCGGGCATTGCCATAGCAACAGAGCCTTCAACAGACACTAATCAAGATAACAAGGGAGGACtgggaagagtgagagaggctccatctctctccatcctccatctctctttatCCTCCAGCTCTTtccatcctcctctctctccatcctccatctctctttatcctccagctctctctttccatcctcctctctctccatcttacATCTCTCTTTCATCCTTTCATTTTCCTGTGTTCAACTGTCAAACTCATCAggtgctttttacagaaaacaGGAAGTATGAAAAATCTCAGAGCCTGGGCCCCCAAAAATCCAGCAGGGGAGGGTGACAtgtcctctcctcctttcctcaatccctccatctctgtccCCTCCCTCATCCTCCACTCCCTGTTCTTAACATTTCAacacctgctctcctctctctgacccccaccAGGAACATAGCAAGTTACTGATCGATTAACATGAACTCTCCATTGATTCTGGCTCTGACCTTTCTCACAGccttcctctctccatcctccctctctctatctctcactctccctattgctccctctctctatctttcattctccctctctatttctctccctctctctctatctctctctcccccgccctctcactctccctctctctcttctccctcctttGCTCTCACATTGCAGCTTGTGACGATGGTTCCTTGTTGAGGTACGATTTCTCTTTATTACTTTACTGGTGTGATTTCTCCGTCTACTGTCACTCAGAGATAATGACATCTCCGTGACTCAGAGATAATGACATCACCGTGACTCAGAGATAATGACATCACCGTCACACAGAGATAATGACATCACCGTGACACAGAGATAATGACATCACCGTCACACAGAGATAATGACATCACCGTCACACAGAGATAATGACATCACCGTCACACAGAGATAATGACATCACCGTCACTCAGAGATAATGACATCACCTTCACTCAGAGATAATGACATCACCGTGACACAGAGATAATGACATCACCGTCACTCAGAGATAATGACATCACCGTCACTCAGAGATAATGACATCACCGTCACTCAGAGATAATGACATCACCTTCACTCAGAGATAATGACATCACCGTGACACAGAGATAATGACATCACCGTCACTCAGAGATAATGACATCACCGTCACACAGAGATAATGACATCACCGTCACTCAGAGATAATGACATCACCGTCACACAGAGATAATGACATCACCGTGACACAGAGATAATGACATCACCGTCACTCAGAGATAATGACATCACCGTGACTCAGAGATAATGACATCACCGTCACTCAGAGATAATGACATCACCGTGACTCAGAGATAATGCATCACCGTCACTCAGAGATAATGACATCAccgtcacacacatgcaggtacacacaaGCGTGCACGTGCACGTGCACACCCTCAGTAGAGTCTGCACAGTGGTCCAGTTCAGACAGAATGGGTCCAGTTCAGACAGAATGGGTCCAGTTCAGACAGAATGGGTCCAGTCCCACCTCCATTCATCCATTCTATCAGTTCTGTCCCAACCTGCTTTATGTTCATGGAAAATAACTCATATACATTATGAAAGCTTTCATAGAAATACATATTGCatgaaacagtaaaaaaaatctaaataattaACATAATTCCAATAGACATTATTTACATATAATATCTGACACAAATGGTACTTATTggcttgtatttattattaataatgttttataGTGAGAGGTGGTGGGCCACATGATCCCAGATCACCTCTCTCTAGTCCCAGTCCGGTTCAGAGCTTAAATTCCGCTCCTGGTTTTATCTCTGGTTTAACCTTCTCTGGTTCAACCTTTTCCAGGGGAAAAGAAGTTTAAGTTTAATACAAGCATCTTGATTGACAAAatcatgttgcagtgaaattttattgatttattttgatgTAATTTCAATTGAATGTCACTTATTTTAAGAGGAATCAGCTCAGGGCCAGGACGCAGGGCAACTACCCCCAACAGGGGTGATGTGGGGGATCTGCATttaaccacatacacacacacacactcacacacacacacacacacacacactctcacacacacacacacacacacacacactcacacacacacacacacacacacacacacacacactcacaaactcacacacacacatacacacacacactcacacatgcacacatgcacacaaactcacaaactcacatacacacacacacatacactcacacacacacacacacacactcacacacgcacacacacacaaactcacacacacatacacatacacacacaaacacacaaactcacacacacacatacacacatacactcacatacacaaacacatacactcatgcacacacaacacacactcacatgctcacacacacacatacactcacatacacatacacacacacacacactcacacacacacactctcacacacacacacacacactcacacacacacacacacaaacacacaaactcacacacacacatacactcacacaaacacatacactcaggcacacacaacacacactcacatgctcacacacacaaacacacacgcacacacatacactcacatacacaaacacatacactcatgcacacacaacacacatacatgttcacacacatacgcaaacacacacacacactcactcacacacacatacactcatgtgcacactcacacacatacactcacatacacaaacacacacacacacacacacacacacacacacacacacactaacacacacacacgctcacacacatatgcaaacacacacacacacacacacatacactcatgtgcacactaacacacacacactcatacactaacacactcatatATTGAGAGTCAGCTAGAGTGTGACAGGCTGGATATGTGCTGTTCAATAGTTAATGAAACAAATCAAACACTCATAATTCATCATGACAAagtctccctgtgtgtgagtgtgtgtgtatgtgtgagtgtaggtgtgtgtatttgtgcgtgtgcgtgtgtgtatgtgtgtgtgtgtgtgtgtgagttagaactgcagacactgagccctccaggactggagttaaacctgcagacaatgCAGCCCATTAAAGCACCATTAATAATTtctgttgtcatggtaacagcCAATCACTAAAGTTGCGGTGAATGGGCACTGAGGTTTTTCAAAATGGCCATTTGATGTAGAATCTCTGTGTTTGGCAGACAATGCCAGATGCCAGCGTTTACCATGGTGCCAAaaactcagagagagagagagagagagagagagagagagaaaggggagaaggaaaaggaagagagagatggagagagatggaatgAGTGAGACAGtaactgagagagggagatagtgattgagagagggacagagagatagagggtgTGAGACAgtcattgagagagagagagagagagagagagagagaaggggtaaACTCTTTCTGAACTTCAACtggcagaaataaataaaagttaaaataaagttttttcgGAGGAATGAAACTCTGATCCCTGTGGAATCAtcattcaaaacacacacacacacacacacacacacataaggagTGTGACAGAAGCCCAGGGGTAGAGCAGTTCTCTTTATGTGAGGAATGTTCTGGTTCATCAGGAGTCCCACTCTTCTCCTTCTGTAGTGTTGTCCTGACCTGTGTGGCCTTCCTGCTGCCTCTGGTAGACAGCTGTGGTACTGCATCTGTGAGCTGCCGTTCAGTTCAGGAGAGAACAGCCCCACCTCAGGTTTCTGgcacagaaggggggggggggggtgcagagcAGTGAGTGTCTCATTCCAGTTTCAtctgctcacccccccctccgccaGTCTCCCCCAATCCAGATGCACTGTAGCAGAGGGGCTGTCATTTCCTGGTTTCACCCCTCATCCAAATGGGCCATCCAGCCGTGATGCagggtgatgatgtcacagctcAGTCCCTGCCCTGACAGAGCGTCTGGGGTTGATGATGTAAAGCCCCCcctcacctgcagctcaggtAAATCCAGCTGCAATCCCATAATCCCTTATTCCGAGTCAACAATTCGGGATTGATTTTGGGGTACTCCGCACACAGGACAAAGTAAAAAAGTACTTAATGTGTCAAATAAACAGGAGTTCAGCAcaatgtatgtactgtactgtacactgatgggaaggtttgtgtgggttttattCCTGCAGAATAAGACTGAAACTACATGGCACCATGGGTAAAATAACAACTTCttacatagtgtgtgtgtgtgtgtgtgtgagtgtgtgtgtgtgtgtgtgtgtgtgtgagtgtgtgtgtgtgtgagtgtgtgtgtgagtgtgagagtgtgtgtgtgtgtgagtgactgcgagtgtgtgtgtgtgtgagtgtgtgtgtgtgagtgcgagtgtgtgagtgtgtgagtgtgtgtgtgtgtgtgtgtgtgtgtgagtgtgtgtgtgtgtgtgtgtgtgtgagtgtgtgtgtgtgtgtgtgtgtgtgtgagtgtgagtgtgtgtgtgtgagtgtgagtgtgtgtgtgtgtgtgagagtgtgtgtgtgtgtgtgtgtgtgtgtgtgagtgtgagtgtgagtgtgt contains:
- the LOC133132085 gene encoding uncharacterized protein LOC133132085 isoform X1, with the translated sequence MGDRLDLVCPASGPLAPPLYEFYRLYLVQSPREADRCEVIDDSALLLTCDRPHSDTRFTIKFQEFSPNLWGHEFHTHTDYYIIATSDGTRQGLDSLRGGVCVSRGMKVLLKVGQSPVGNGTHPGNVGGAGGGALLFSSTVLIAGGVAGLVFLVLLVGVACVVCHWRRSRQAQSRPPPISLSSLRASGGAAPGNSHASQPSDIIIPRRTSDSAYCPHYEKKPEVGLFSPELNGSSQMQYHSCLPEAAGRPHRSGQHYRRRRVGLLMNQNIPHIKRTALPLGFCHTPYVCVCVCVCVLNDDSTGIRVSFLRKNFILTFIYFCQLKFRKSLPLLSLSLSLSLSMTVSHPLSLCPSLNHYLPLSVTVSLIPSLSISLFLFLLPFLSLSLSLSLSLSFWHHGKRWHLALSAKHRDSTSNGHFEKPQCPFTATLVIGCYHDNRNY